Proteins found in one Sorghum bicolor cultivar BTx623 chromosome 1, Sorghum_bicolor_NCBIv3, whole genome shotgun sequence genomic segment:
- the LOC8083677 gene encoding zinc finger CCCH domain-containing protein 22 isoform X1, whose protein sequence is MDAYEATKVVFSRIQALDPDHAAKIMGLLLIQDHGEKEMIRLAFGPESLLHAVMAKARKDLGLLLPASPTSVAAAGHAPFLQLPRQNSGRAGAPSPLSVSSPSSWGHAPVFSRSNSTSNGTAEESTGAGEELPSPVNGGAAPFYPHQSADALLDDLQLQEQLAFLNEGGANPSHQLPGFDGGECRSPGPGDAGGMFAFGLGWPNGGPAHRRSASVNELCLGSGGGGDGFGWKPCLYYARGFCKNGGSCRFVHGGLPDDAAALAGAKMDAAADQQQQQCQDFLIRSKSQRLGPAAFPYSPTGSLPGSPSAASKCLSFLLQQQQQQHDRAAAAASLMLGGGDEAHKFMGRPRLDRADFANMMNPGSRQIYLTFPADSTFREEDVSNYFSIYGPVHDVRIPYQQKRMFGFVTFVYPETVKLILAKGNPHFICDARVLVKPYKEKGKVPDKYRKQQQGDFSGCTTPPGGLDARDPFDLHQLGARMLQHSNSANELLLRRKLEEQQQVAELQQAIELQSRRLMGLQLLDLKARAAATAAAASPLPTPIANAFASSQLVSTIVVESPPESGEQLKLSSGFALEGKVNAGDKEESACDAADSDQSGEHNLPDSPFASPTKSAALVHDSFSATETENTSSHIGVDAGVGNKIDGGSNHLRPPALEIPSPSSYFFPMHRLSSDHGAMGM, encoded by the exons ATGGACGCCTACGAGGCCACCAAGGTGGTGTTCTCCCGGATCCAAGCGCTAGACCCGGACCACGCCGCCAAGATCATGGGCCTCCTCCTCATCCAGGACCACGGCGAGAAGGAGATGATCCGCCTCGCCTTCGGCCCCGAGTCTCTGCTCCACGCTGTCATGGCCAAGGCGCGCAAGGACCTCGGCCTGCTCCTCCCGGCGTCGCCCACCTCCGTCGCGGCCGCTGGCCACGCGCCGTTCCTGCAGCTCCCACGCCAGAACTCCGGGCGCGCCGGCGCGCCGTCGCCGCTCTCGGTGTCCTCGCCGTCGTCATGGGGCCACGCGCCGGTGTTCTCCAGGAGCAACAGCACGAGTAATGGCACCGCGGAGGAGTCCACGGGGGCTGGGGAGGAGCTGCCCAGTCCCGTGAATGGCGGCGCGGCGCCGTTCTATCCTCATCAGTCCGCGGACGCGCTCCTGGACGACTTGCAGCTGCAGGAGCAGCTTGCGTTCCTCAACGAGGGCGGCGCGAACCCGTCCCACCAGCTCCCCGGGTTCGACGGCGGGGAGTGCCGGAGCCCCGGCCCGGGTGATGCCGGTGGGATGTTCGCGTTCGGCCTCGGGTGGCCCAACGGCGGCCCAGCGCACCGCCGGAGCGCGTCAGTCAACGAGCTCTGCCTTGgcagcggaggcggcggcgatggTTTCGGGTGGAAGCCCTGCCTCTACTACGCGCGCGGGTTCTGCAAGAACGGCGGCAGCTGCAGGTTCGTCCACGGCGGTCTCCCTGACGACGCTGCCGCGCTCGCTGGCGCCAAGATGGATGCAGCCGccgatcagcagcagcagcagtgccaGGACTTCCTCATCCGCTCCAAGAGCCAGCGCCTCGGCCCCGCCGCCTTCCCCTACTCCCCCACTGGCTCCCTCCCAGGCTCGCCCTCCGCCGCTAGCAAGTGCCTCAGCTTCCTgctgcagcaacagcagcagcagcacgacAG AGCCGCGGCGGCCGCGTCTCTGATGCtgggcggcggcgacgaggcgCACAAGTTCATGGGCCGGCCGCGCCTGGACCGCGCCGACTTCGCCAACATGATGAACCCCGGCTCGCGCCAGATTTATCTGACCTTCCCGGCCGACAGCACATTCCGCGAGGAGGACGTCTCCAACTATTTCAG TATCTACGGGCCAGTTCACGACGTGCGCATTCCCTACCAGCAGAAGCGCATGTTCGGGTTCGTCACCTTCGTGTACCCAGAGACGGTGAAGCTCATCCTCGCCAAGGGCAACCCGCACTTCATCTGCGACGCACGCGTGCTCGTCAAGCCCTATAAGGAGAAGGGCAAGGTCCCCGACAAGTACAG GAAGCAGCAGCAAGGGGACTTCTCCGGCTGCACGACGCCCCCCGGCGGGCTGGACGCCCGGGACCCCTTTGATCTGCACCAGCTCG GCGCGAGGATGCTGCAGCACTCAAACAGCGCCAACGAGCTGCTGTTGCGCCGAAAGCTGGAGGAACAGCAGCAGGTTGCCGAACTGCAGCAGGCCATTGAGCTCCAGAGCCGCCGCCTCATGGGTCTTCAGCTGCTCGACCTTAAGGCTcgtgcagcagcaacagcagcagcagcatcgcCACTGCCCACACCAATTGCCAATGCCTTCGCGTCCAGCCAACTTGTGAGCACCATCGTAGTCGAGTCGCCACCAGAGTCCG GGGAGCAGCTCAAGCTGAGCAGTGGATTTGCTCTGGAGGGGAAGGTCAACGCCGGTGATAAGGAGGAATCTGCTTGCGACGCCGCTGATAGCGACCAAAG TGGAGAGCACAATTTGCCGGACAGCCCATTTGCATCCCCAACCAAGTCTGCTGCGCTTGTGCATGACAGTTTCTCCGCCACGGAGACTGAGAACACCTCATCCCACATTGGTGTCGATGCCGGTGTTGGGAACAAGATCGACGGTGGTAGTAACCATCTCCGCCCCCCTGC
- the LOC8083677 gene encoding zinc finger CCCH domain-containing protein 22 isoform X2 produces the protein MDAYEATKVVFSRIQALDPDHAAKIMGLLLIQDHGEKEMIRLAFGPESLLHAVMAKARKDLGLLLPASPTSVAAAGHAPFLQLPRQNSGRAGAPSPLSVSSPSSWGHAPVFSRSNSTSNGTAEESTGAGEELPSPVNGGAAPFYPHQSADALLDDLQLQEQLAFLNEGGANPSHQLPGFDGGECRSPGPGDAGGMFAFGLGWPNGGPAHRRSASVNELCLGSGGGGDGFGWKPCLYYARGFCKNGGSCRFVHGGLPDDAAALAGAKMDAAADQQQQQCQDFLIRSKSQRLGPAAFPYSPTGSLPGSPSAASKCLSFLLQQQQQQHDRAAAAASLMLGGGDEAHKFMGRPRLDRADFANMMNPGSRQIYLTFPADSTFREEDVSNYFSIYGPVHDVRIPYQQKRMFGFVTFVYPETVKLILAKGNPHFICDARVLVKPYKEKGKVPDKKQQQGDFSGCTTPPGGLDARDPFDLHQLGARMLQHSNSANELLLRRKLEEQQQVAELQQAIELQSRRLMGLQLLDLKARAAATAAAASPLPTPIANAFASSQLVSTIVVESPPESGEQLKLSSGFALEGKVNAGDKEESACDAADSDQSGEHNLPDSPFASPTKSAALVHDSFSATETENTSSHIGVDAGVGNKIDGGSNHLRPPALEIPSPSSYFFPMHRLSSDHGAMGM, from the exons ATGGACGCCTACGAGGCCACCAAGGTGGTGTTCTCCCGGATCCAAGCGCTAGACCCGGACCACGCCGCCAAGATCATGGGCCTCCTCCTCATCCAGGACCACGGCGAGAAGGAGATGATCCGCCTCGCCTTCGGCCCCGAGTCTCTGCTCCACGCTGTCATGGCCAAGGCGCGCAAGGACCTCGGCCTGCTCCTCCCGGCGTCGCCCACCTCCGTCGCGGCCGCTGGCCACGCGCCGTTCCTGCAGCTCCCACGCCAGAACTCCGGGCGCGCCGGCGCGCCGTCGCCGCTCTCGGTGTCCTCGCCGTCGTCATGGGGCCACGCGCCGGTGTTCTCCAGGAGCAACAGCACGAGTAATGGCACCGCGGAGGAGTCCACGGGGGCTGGGGAGGAGCTGCCCAGTCCCGTGAATGGCGGCGCGGCGCCGTTCTATCCTCATCAGTCCGCGGACGCGCTCCTGGACGACTTGCAGCTGCAGGAGCAGCTTGCGTTCCTCAACGAGGGCGGCGCGAACCCGTCCCACCAGCTCCCCGGGTTCGACGGCGGGGAGTGCCGGAGCCCCGGCCCGGGTGATGCCGGTGGGATGTTCGCGTTCGGCCTCGGGTGGCCCAACGGCGGCCCAGCGCACCGCCGGAGCGCGTCAGTCAACGAGCTCTGCCTTGgcagcggaggcggcggcgatggTTTCGGGTGGAAGCCCTGCCTCTACTACGCGCGCGGGTTCTGCAAGAACGGCGGCAGCTGCAGGTTCGTCCACGGCGGTCTCCCTGACGACGCTGCCGCGCTCGCTGGCGCCAAGATGGATGCAGCCGccgatcagcagcagcagcagtgccaGGACTTCCTCATCCGCTCCAAGAGCCAGCGCCTCGGCCCCGCCGCCTTCCCCTACTCCCCCACTGGCTCCCTCCCAGGCTCGCCCTCCGCCGCTAGCAAGTGCCTCAGCTTCCTgctgcagcaacagcagcagcagcacgacAG AGCCGCGGCGGCCGCGTCTCTGATGCtgggcggcggcgacgaggcgCACAAGTTCATGGGCCGGCCGCGCCTGGACCGCGCCGACTTCGCCAACATGATGAACCCCGGCTCGCGCCAGATTTATCTGACCTTCCCGGCCGACAGCACATTCCGCGAGGAGGACGTCTCCAACTATTTCAG TATCTACGGGCCAGTTCACGACGTGCGCATTCCCTACCAGCAGAAGCGCATGTTCGGGTTCGTCACCTTCGTGTACCCAGAGACGGTGAAGCTCATCCTCGCCAAGGGCAACCCGCACTTCATCTGCGACGCACGCGTGCTCGTCAAGCCCTATAAGGAGAAGGGCAAGGTCCCCGACAA GAAGCAGCAGCAAGGGGACTTCTCCGGCTGCACGACGCCCCCCGGCGGGCTGGACGCCCGGGACCCCTTTGATCTGCACCAGCTCG GCGCGAGGATGCTGCAGCACTCAAACAGCGCCAACGAGCTGCTGTTGCGCCGAAAGCTGGAGGAACAGCAGCAGGTTGCCGAACTGCAGCAGGCCATTGAGCTCCAGAGCCGCCGCCTCATGGGTCTTCAGCTGCTCGACCTTAAGGCTcgtgcagcagcaacagcagcagcagcatcgcCACTGCCCACACCAATTGCCAATGCCTTCGCGTCCAGCCAACTTGTGAGCACCATCGTAGTCGAGTCGCCACCAGAGTCCG GGGAGCAGCTCAAGCTGAGCAGTGGATTTGCTCTGGAGGGGAAGGTCAACGCCGGTGATAAGGAGGAATCTGCTTGCGACGCCGCTGATAGCGACCAAAG TGGAGAGCACAATTTGCCGGACAGCCCATTTGCATCCCCAACCAAGTCTGCTGCGCTTGTGCATGACAGTTTCTCCGCCACGGAGACTGAGAACACCTCATCCCACATTGGTGTCGATGCCGGTGTTGGGAACAAGATCGACGGTGGTAGTAACCATCTCCGCCCCCCTGC